The DNA sequence atttatataacataaaatataaCTGACATAGTGAGTCTATTACAGCGCACTcccaaaaaataaaggttctacaaggggttctttgagcgatgccacagaagaaccatttttataagagagggatgtgtgtgtgtgtaaagcttttaaaaagatttaaaaCAAAGAAGTTTTCACacgttcttcacactcacagcacCTTTATAAAGTGGTCTCCCTCCAAGAACACTTCAcgaaacctttattttttaaaactgcaCCAGACACAATACATCTAGCCTCCTTGGGCTGTTACTCCACTGAACTGCAGTCAAGCCCTCATTCTCAAGACAGAGCATGAGGTTTCACATTCAAGTCCAGTCAAGTAAGTAAATAGAAACTTAAGACGACTGAAACTGAAATTAGCATacatgaagaaaagaaagaatgtACTGTTAATACTACCTGTTTATTATAATCAGATGGTAAAGATCACCTTTTTGTCTATTAGCCCTTTTTCAGGTAACTCGGGTGGGAGGCACTTGTCAAGTTCACATGGGCATAGTTCAACATCTCAAGGTCAATTCTGAAACATGAAGATCTTACTCACTTCTCACCATGCCAAGGACTTTCAGCATTAGAAGAGTTAATAATGCACAGACATTCAGTTGTCATTTTCAAAGTAATGCACTGTCTGCTTTATATAGGACAAGTCAAAGACCCATGCAGCTAGCACTTGAGCAAGGCTGCCAGGTTTATTCGCTACTGCGAACTTTCTCTAAAAACGGGCTATTGACACTTTCTCTTAACCGGACCTATGGACATTGTCTGGGGTGATCCTACAAGTAACTACTTAgtatttgcccccccccccttcccccccttaAACTGCACATACATCTGCACTCAGACAAACCCAACTTAAGTAGGTGTAATCTGAAAGGGTCTTGACTCATTTCTCTCCACAAAATTCTGAAAAGCATAAAAATTACTTTGGTCAAAATCATATTCGAATGTGCATCACATGACCATGTTAATATAAcgttgctgtcacgcaaaaaccatgcatctccattcttgtgttttcttgcttttcgtaataatgtgaatctggcagttattcaGTACATCGGCTCCAAATTGATTAATTGGCCAATAGAAGAGCTTAAAaaatgacttgtaatagggttttttccttctcctgtaaagttgtcattttggagatgcaagttATGGTCATGACAGCGATGATAATCATTTGTGATAAAAATTAAAACCTAAGTAACACATCATACACtcttaccaaaaaaaaagaaaagaaagaaatttgGTGTagcgtttgtttttttttttttaaaaagtgcttaCTGCAGCACTGTCAGGTCCTTACTAGACTTAAAACTAAAAACCTTGAAGGACAGAAGAATGGCGGGATATGTTGCATATTCTGTTTGATTCCCTGCTACCTAGAATGATGTCAAAAACCAGTCAGCACAACCGAATACAGTTCTCCAAAGAGAAGAACATATAAACCAAAGGGAGAAGATGTGCTGTTCTGTACTGTAACAGTTCTCAAATGGTTTGTATTGTTATGTATTGAATTGTAAGAAAGtgggaaaacaagaaaaaaaaaaagatagagaagtactgtccgAGTTCTTTGGCAGTACAGCTCTGTGTCTGATGGAACACAGAGCATGGTAGAGAGTGCGGGTAGATGACGGAGGGCTGCTCCAAGCCAACAACACCTCAAATTCCAGTTGTGTTAAGAAGGGTATCGACCAGGTCTACCCTACCCCTCAGCTGTACTTAAGGCCACTGGTGTTTAGCGTAACATCCTCCTCATGAAGGTCCACTGAAATACTAGAGGTCAGGCAGGGGGCGGTCGTAAATTCTCCAGCAGCGATTGGACAGCAGGTAGAGAGAGCAACGCCCTTCCCACACCTCCTCCAGCACGGTAGCAGGCATAGCCCAGGGCGCCCAGCACTGCCCCCTTCAACACAGTCCGCAACACCCAGCCAACTCGAGATGGTGGCGCCACACTGAGTGGAAAGAGCAATCAAATGCAGAACATCGGTCAAAACCTGGTTTGGTCATTCAcagaatcccccccccccacacacacacacaaaaaaataaaaccccaCACAACTACACACCTCATGATCTCATGAATATTGAGCTCTTTGTCCCAGTTTTTCTCAATACCAGGAACATGGCCCATTCCAACCACTCCCACCACCACAGCAGGCACTTCTGTGAGAGAAAACATTTGCATATGTAACAATGATACACTGATCAAACAGGTCTCGTTCATCTGTTTAACAGTTCTTAAGCCTAGACTAGCcttcacagtactgtacatccCCACGTCTGTCTAAAAAGAAAGCAGGGGTCTGTTCCAGGATCTTTTCTACACAAATGAAAGCTAGATTACACTGCTTACTGCTGAGCACTGTAGGAATGGTTCACAaacactgaatgcattcagctactttaagttgcacatatcgctgatacagatgtgcaaatgcgcacacacacagcttgtctagtcactaaagagaagtactgccaatacaataggactctctggagcagataaacataaacccaaTCTGTCAGAACAATGCCTAGACCCCCAgcaagctgtggagcagtggaacggtattctctggaatgatggttttgggaggagttgggagtgAGGTGcaatggtgatcatccaacatcctgaccacactaacactCTACTAACGCTGTATgcagtcctcacagcaacgctccaaaATATAGCAGAAAGCCTctcctggacaatagagacagttactccaaccaggTGTGACAAAGACCTGCTTTTTAATATCATTGACGTCTAAAGAAAAGTTTAGGTGTCCCAGAACTTTTGTCACAATAGTGTTGCATCTAAAAGTTGCTTCTTAAGTTTTGTAATGgcactacaaggctaatgtagctaaaatatgaatgggagtcaATATTTGAATGTTATGAATGTTATGTAAAACCTTTTAGTTCTCTTGTACAAAGATACATTGATAAATTGTAGAAGCTAAAGATGCACTTTTGGACAGTTGTTTAAATTTGCGATTTTGGACAGCTGGCATTGTACATTACTTACTCTGAGCATTATGAGGTGCCTCCACACAGCGGGCAGCCTGTCTGAGTGTGTGCGTGAGGTAGATGTCTCGTTCTGCCACGATAGTGCGGTGCAATGCAGGAAACTCGCCAATCATCTCTGACATAGTCTGCTCCAGCAGATCCTTCTGTTTACACTTCTCTACATCCTCTTTGCTGACAAATAAAAGAAGTACATCATATTTGTTCTTTAGCTATGGACAATGATGCCAGAATCAAATAAGTATCATCAGACCattgccttaaaaaaaaaacaaatacaaaaatgtagatttgATGCATAACATATACCCATCATATCTCATACATATCCAAGATGTATCACAATCACATTTCCCTTATCCAATAAAACGTAACCCCGTCTATCCATGTCTGTATATGAAGGGCATGTTTGAGTGAGGAGTGTCTGAAGGTACCTGATAGGGTCAGAAAGGAAGCACAAGCCCCAGGCTAACCGTGCTTTCTGCCACAAGCTTAGAGCAGCAATGGCACGCTTAAACGTCACTGGGATTGGTCGGTCCCCAAGGTGAAACTTACAGAAGGGCACTTTACCTGCCTATGGGAGAGAATCAGATTGCAAAAGATATTGTAAAAGAAACAGCACACTCATGCATCACCAGAAATAAGTGAGTGGTGAGTGCATGCATGCTTGTGTCTGTACCAACCTCTTTGAAAGCTTCTCTAAACTCTCCTCCTGGGGCCATGCCTAGCTGCTCTGTGATGTGAGCAGAGACTTTAAGCAGCAGGATCTGCATAAGGCCGGACATCACACCATTCTGGCATGGGACAACACAGGAAAGAGACACGTTAAGTAaaaatgatgtttactgatgcATTACATCACACAATCTGCCATGTAGCTCACCTGTTTGATGGCCTGCTGGACCTTTTCCAGGTTGATGTCTTTGGCCTCCTTCAGCAAGGTTTTCTCATCCATCTTCAGCATGGACACTCTGTATTGGCACAACTCGACCACCACCACGTCTGGCTGCACGGCACGGATCGTCTGATAAACCGCAGacaagagaaataaaaaaaaaatccccacaTCAAGCACTGTGCTAACAGTGGGGATGGCGCCCAGACAGCCTTCCAGACAGGCTTTCCAAGTAAACAAATCACTTGGAAATGTATTGCCCTTTCATATTAGGAGGGGGGAAAGGCCCTTAAAGGGACTAAATCAGTTTGACAAGCTGATGCATTGCAACACAATATCTTCTCTCATTAATGCAAGACTTTAGGGATGACTGCAGTACAAAGAAGCAAAGTGCAGGTTTTATAAACAGGTTCAGTAGATAATGCTACAGTGCTGATGTGTTATTTCCTCTGctgatatttaaataattgcaaAACAGTAAATTTAACTAAACCACAACTTATTTCAAATGGAAACATTAAATCCAAGTAATCTGACCATTACCAATTAAGTGGTGTGTGTTCATATTATTTAATAGAGCTGGGccaaataaatacagtataatattgtgatatcaGGATAAAGATGCATCAATAGCATTAAGTCTCAAGTACAGAAATATAATTACTTTACTACATTATAAAGTTAGCCAACTGCATCTCTGTGATGACGTTGCACAAACACCCACATATTTTAATGATGAAGAAAACAGAAATTAATTATAACTGGTTTCGGCAAatacaaatgtcacaaatggaCACACGTAATATACATTAGGTTAAGGGTGGAAAATAATATATGATGGAATTTTTATGATGACAAAATAGTTTTTGTTCACCCCAATGTAAAATATTGGCAATATAAATGTCTACTTTAGAGATAAATCCTAATAAATATGTAACTATTTGACAATTCTGTTTTGcttcaataaagaaaaaaacacttcagCGAAATGCCCAAACTTCATAAGTTAGATCATGATTAATCTGATAACGGGTGTGCATTGCTGTAGACTCCATAACATAATTAAGTCAGTACATAATTTGaatcatttatttacagtgaGTCTGTATTACTGCAGTGTTGCTCAATGCTCTGCAATTTGGGATACAGGATTCATTTCTCATGTCATCCGAGTGATGTGCTCTTACCGTAGCTACATCTTTTTTACTGCTGTCACTGAAGTGTGCGGTTCCCACCAGATAGACCACACTGCCCTCCGGAGTAGTGAGCCGAGTTACGGTGTCAGGTAGATCAGGATTGGCCTGCCTGCGCTGAGCCCGCACCTGCCACAATACCTCCACCGCCTCAGAGTCCGCTATAAAAAGAAAACCAGCAATCCTTTACACTACTGCGTTTATGTTAATTTCATGTTAAACTCACTGCAACTTGTATTTAAAGTGTACTTGAACCCTAATTGTTGATATGGTCCTTAGAAATAGCATTGTTTCTCACGAAACCCAGTTATTTAGGTCAGGCACAAGTGCCTACCACAAACTTAACGGCTTCACCAGTAAAACAGCAAAAACTCACATAGTCCGAGAGGAAACGGAGGTTGTGCGTCATCTTCTGACGGGCCAACTGACTCATCCTACACACAGAAAACATAAACCACAATTAagacaacagaaaaaaatatatctCTTCACTTTCATTGTAAGCAAGCGTGTTTAAAAAGTGTTTCCAAAGTTAATCACGTCTAAAGTCCACACTGTTGCTACGCACTTCCCACATAAGCAAATGCCACCTAATCACAAAAGACTGTGACCTCACTCATTATTAATAGCAGGCCTGTGTTGTGAAAGCTTGTGAGAGGAGTGTTGATCTAGAGTCCATTCTTGTCAGTAATGTCATCACAAATAAGTGAAATCTTATCCCGTTTCAGAATTTCCACTGAAAAGCTTTAGGAATATGGACCCAGACATAACATTACCACAGGTCAATGTCTTTTTTTGCATTCACAAATGTAAATGGCCACAAACACAGGTCAGGATGGGCCACAGGACTATAATTAGTTTTTTTGAGAAATGGGTTTGAGTGATCAGGCCATCCCCGACATAATGTGCAAATACAGCATCCTCTGATCACACCTCCTAGCTAATACTGACTGACTGTTTCGCAAAGGAGGGTGCGGTAAAAAGTGGCTCATTCTAACCTATAGGAAGTTCTAACTTTGTAATCACAAcgcattaaataaataaataaataaataaataaagtctatGTTTGTGTTTCGGATGGAAACACAAGCTCAGTGCGTGGAGGGCTGCAGCATGGCTTAATCTGTTTAGCACACAATAAGCAAAAGACCAAGGGCTGCCACATGCCACCACAGAACATACCACCAGACAACATACTGACATACCCACAAAGATTAAGatctggtttcccagacagagATTAGGtttagtcctggactacacacaGATTTTCCACAGCAAGAAAAAATATAGTCCACTATTAGACTTAATCCCCGTTCAGAAACCCGGCTTACAGGACTGATTATTTACTGGCAACACTTCAGTCACCTTCGCTGCCAAGTCCTGATACTATTATCAGTCAGCTCAGGCTAAATGCTCAGTACAAGTTTCAAGATTGGTAATGGAAGGTCCACACTTGCCCCCACAGAAAAAGTAAAGGACTAGTCAGAAATGCCACAGACCTGCTGCGATTCCCAATCATTTTTGTTTGAGTGAACCACTCACTAACTCAGTGATTCAGGGGAAGGTGAGTGTTCAACAGTACAGCATATTACTTAATATTAGCTAACTGACACTTTACCAGCCACATATGAAGCTTAAAGAGTGCTGAGTGGCCCCATCCCTGCCCCACTGTGAGGGAACCGTAATTACATTTCCtagcccattgctgacaaagtcTTACCTCTGAATTGTTGTCCTGGTCCATGGTACAACGTCAAGTAAGATTAACTCTCCGTTCTCTGTCAAGAGAGAagattcaagtcaagtcagcaAGGACTAAAAGTAAATGTAGGCAGTTTGCATGCGTCTACTCGTTTCTACAGTAAGTAATGTGACAAGTTTATTCTCACGGTTGAAACGTATGGAGTCTGCGTGGTATCTATTGTGAACATTAGTGATGTTTCTTCTCCAGCTTTAGACAGATCACTGTAGAAAAATAGTATTCTCAGTCACTGTTCCCTAAAGCAGCCCTCTAAACTGAGGACATTATTTATTCATCTGAGGAAACTGACTCTAAAAATTAAGACCCGATTTGTTAAACTGAGGAAAAAGGATTGAGGGAACCCGTTTTGAAACTGAGGGAAAGGATTGAGGGAACCCGGTTTGAAACTGAGGGAAAGGATTGAGGAACCCCTTTTTGAAACTGAGGGAAAGGATTGAGGGAACCCGGTTTGAAACTGAGGGAAAGGATTGAGGGAACCCGTTGTGAAACTGAGGGAAAGGATTGAGGGAACCCGTTGTGAAACTGAGGGAAAGGATTGAGGGAACCCGTTGTGAAACTGAGGGAAAGGATTGAGGGAACCCGTTGTGAAAC is a window from the Salminus brasiliensis chromosome 13, fSalBra1.hap2, whole genome shotgun sequence genome containing:
- the trabd gene encoding traB domain-containing protein, which encodes MDQDNNSEDESVGPSEDDAQPPFPLGLSDSEAVEVLWQVRAQRRQANPDLPDTVTRLTTPEGSVVYLVGTAHFSDSSKKDVATTIRAVQPDVVVVELCQYRVSMLKMDEKTLLKEAKDINLEKVQQAIKQNGVMSGLMQILLLKVSAHITEQLGMAPGGEFREAFKEAGKVPFCKFHLGDRPIPVTFKRAIAALSLWQKARLAWGLCFLSDPISKEDVEKCKQKDLLEQTMSEMIGEFPALHRTIVAERDIYLTHTLRQAARCVEAPHNAQKVPAVVVGVVGMGHVPGIEKNWDKELNIHEIMSVAPPSRVGWVLRTVLKGAVLGALGYACYRAGGGVGRALLSLPAVQSLLENLRPPPA